Proteins encoded within one genomic window of uncultured Sphingopyxis sp.:
- the flgG gene encoding flagellar basal-body rod protein FlgG, with protein MSIGALHVARTGLDAQGFRMQVIANNLANVNTTGFKRDRASFETLSYQLMTQAGAPSTAENRYATGLNLGTGVALNGTARIDTQGAFQTTGNGLDVAIDGAGYFQIEMPDGRIGYTRAGNFGRAPDGTIVTSDGKPLTPAIQIPEDAGNVTIGLDGTVSATAADGTALELGRIEIARFANPAGLQAIGGNMLVETQASGAPLVGGAGEEGRGSLRGGMLEGSNVNVVEELVDMIETQRAYEVNSKMISATDEMMKNASQTL; from the coding sequence ATGAGTATCGGTGCCTTGCACGTCGCGCGGACCGGTCTGGATGCCCAGGGCTTTCGGATGCAGGTGATCGCCAACAACCTCGCCAACGTCAACACCACGGGCTTCAAGCGCGACCGCGCGAGCTTCGAGACGCTGAGCTATCAATTGATGACGCAGGCGGGCGCGCCCTCGACGGCGGAAAACCGCTATGCCACCGGACTCAACCTCGGCACCGGCGTCGCACTCAACGGCACCGCGCGCATCGACACGCAGGGCGCGTTCCAGACGACGGGCAACGGGCTCGACGTCGCAATCGACGGCGCCGGCTATTTCCAGATCGAAATGCCCGACGGACGCATCGGCTATACCCGCGCGGGCAATTTCGGCCGCGCTCCCGACGGCACGATCGTGACCTCGGACGGCAAGCCGCTGACCCCCGCGATCCAGATCCCCGAGGATGCGGGCAATGTGACGATCGGTCTCGACGGCACCGTGTCGGCGACCGCTGCCGACGGCACCGCGCTCGAACTCGGCCGGATCGAGATCGCGCGCTTCGCCAATCCGGCGGGACTGCAGGCGATCGGCGGCAACATGCTCGTCGAGACGCAGGCCTCGGGCGCGCCGCTCGTCGGCGGCGCGGGCGAGGAAGGCCGCGGGTCTTTGCGCGGCGGGATGCTCGAGGGATCGAACGTCAATGTCGTCGAGGAACTCGTCGACATGATCGAGACGCAGCGCGCCTATGAGGTCAATTCGAAGATGATCTCGGCCACCGACGAAATGATGAAAAATGCGTCGCAGACTCTCTAA
- a CDS encoding flagellar basal body P-ring protein FlgI: MTQRPTLFTLFALLLAGLAFAGPAHAERIKDMGQFQGLRANQLTGYGLVVGLAGTGDDSLDYSTLGMKGAVSRFGLTLPPGVNPALKNAAAVMITAELPPFAKPGQRLDVTVSAIGKAKSLRGGTLVLAPLYGADGQIYAMVQGNLVIGGLGVDAADGSKLTVNVPSSGRIAGGATVERAVDTGFATASYLTFNLHQFDATNAKRVTDAINAAIPGTASMIDGASIAIRASGNGDERMRLMSKIENLGVTRAEPPAKVIVNARTGTVVINGAVRVGTAAVSHGKLTVSIKEAPMVVQPAPFSRGQTAIEPSSEIEVAEDYRPAFLMEPNASLSDLVDSINRLGVPPGDLVAILEALSQAGALTAELVII, encoded by the coding sequence GTGACTCAGCGTCCGACCCTGTTCACCCTTTTCGCGCTGCTGCTCGCGGGCCTCGCCTTCGCAGGCCCCGCGCACGCCGAGCGCATCAAGGACATGGGCCAGTTCCAGGGGCTGCGCGCGAACCAGCTCACCGGTTACGGCCTTGTCGTCGGACTCGCGGGCACCGGCGACGACAGCCTCGACTATTCGACGCTGGGCATGAAGGGCGCGGTGTCGCGCTTCGGCCTGACGCTGCCGCCGGGGGTCAATCCGGCGCTCAAGAACGCCGCGGCGGTGATGATCACCGCCGAACTGCCGCCCTTTGCCAAACCCGGCCAGCGTCTTGACGTCACCGTGTCGGCGATCGGCAAGGCGAAATCCTTACGCGGCGGCACGCTCGTGCTCGCGCCGCTCTATGGCGCCGACGGACAGATTTACGCGATGGTGCAGGGTAACCTCGTCATCGGCGGGCTCGGCGTCGATGCCGCCGACGGGTCGAAGCTGACGGTCAATGTGCCGTCGAGCGGGCGCATCGCGGGCGGTGCGACGGTCGAGCGCGCGGTCGACACCGGTTTTGCCACGGCAAGCTATCTGACCTTCAATCTCCACCAGTTCGACGCGACCAATGCCAAGCGCGTCACCGACGCGATCAATGCCGCAATCCCCGGCACCGCATCGATGATCGACGGCGCGAGCATCGCGATCCGCGCCAGCGGAAACGGCGACGAGCGGATGCGGTTGATGTCGAAGATCGAGAATCTCGGCGTGACGCGCGCCGAGCCGCCGGCGAAGGTGATCGTCAACGCGCGCACCGGCACGGTGGTGATCAACGGCGCGGTCCGCGTCGGCACCGCCGCGGTCAGCCACGGCAAGCTCACCGTGTCGATCAAGGAGGCGCCGATGGTCGTCCAGCCCGCGCCGTTCAGCCGCGGCCAGACCGCGATCGAACCGTCGAGCGAAATCGAGGTGGCCGAGGATTATCGCCCCGCCTTCCTGATGGAACCCAATGCCTCGCTCTCCGACCTGGTCGATTCGATCAACCGGCTGGGCGTTCCCCCCGGCGACCTTGTCGCCATCCTCGAGGCGCTGAGCCAGGCCGGCGCGCTCACTGCGGAACTGGTGATCATATGA
- a CDS encoding flagellar basal body protein, producing MMASEKLFGLHATALQLRSQRMMMLASNIANAATPNYKARDIDFAKALDLAQQGASTEGAISYRVPVQASLDGNTVEMATEQTAYAENALAYRSSLAFLSGRINTLSRALKGE from the coding sequence ATGATGGCATCCGAGAAACTCTTTGGCCTGCACGCGACGGCGCTCCAGCTGCGCAGCCAGCGCATGATGATGCTCGCGTCGAACATCGCGAACGCGGCGACGCCGAATTACAAGGCACGCGACATCGACTTCGCCAAGGCGCTCGACCTCGCGCAGCAGGGCGCTTCGACCGAGGGCGCGATCTCTTACCGCGTGCCCGTCCAGGCGTCGCTCGACGGCAACACCGTCGAGATGGCGACCGAACAGACCGCCTATGCCGAAAACGCGCTCGCCTACCGGTCGAGCCTCGCTTTTTTGAGCGGCCGCATCAACACGCTGTCGCGCGCGCTGAAGGGCGAATGA
- a CDS encoding flagellar hook capping FlgD N-terminal domain-containing protein, with the protein MGVYSITNNSPVIQPKGSSQQMDQSDFLRLMTAQLSQQDPFNPVDNTEMVAQMAQFSSLAGISETNNVLAQISEQLAAQTQLLQDIKAATPSTPTTQEG; encoded by the coding sequence ATGGGCGTCTACAGCATTACGAACAACAGCCCGGTGATCCAGCCGAAGGGCAGCAGCCAGCAGATGGATCAGAGCGATTTCCTTCGCCTGATGACCGCGCAGCTGTCGCAGCAGGACCCGTTCAACCCCGTCGATAACACCGAGATGGTTGCCCAGATGGCGCAATTCTCGAGCCTCGCCGGAATCAGCGAGACGAACAATGTGCTCGCGCAGATTTCGGAGCAGCTCGCCGCGCAGACGCAGCTGCTTCAGGACATCAAGGCCGCAACGCCTTCGACCCCCACCACCCAGGAAGGATAA
- the flgC gene encoding flagellar basal body rod protein FlgC, producing MTMSNFSVFDISGRAMSAQLVRLNTTASNLANAGTVAGSEAGAFRSLKPVFRTVMDDHGRATVQIDQVTTSKMAPSKRHDPSNPLADADGNVWEAAVDSAAELVEMVETARQYQNNVQVLETAKGLINETLRMGQ from the coding sequence ATGACGATGAGCAATTTCTCCGTCTTCGACATCAGCGGCCGCGCCATGTCGGCGCAGCTCGTCCGGCTGAACACCACCGCGTCGAACCTCGCCAACGCGGGGACGGTCGCGGGCAGCGAGGCGGGCGCCTTTCGCTCGCTCAAGCCCGTGTTCCGTACCGTGATGGACGATCATGGCCGCGCGACGGTCCAGATCGACCAGGTCACGACCTCGAAAATGGCGCCGTCGAAGCGCCACGATCCGTCGAACCCGCTCGCCGACGCCGACGGCAACGTCTGGGAAGCCGCGGTCGATAGCGCCGCCGAGCTGGTTGAGATGGTCGAGACCGCGCGCCAGTATCAGAACAATGTCCAGGTCCTCGAAACCGCGAAGGGCCTGATCAACGAAACTCTCAGGATGGGACAGTAA
- a CDS encoding flagellar hook basal-body protein, which produces MSFFTSLSGLKASQTDMSVISNNIANAGSVGFKRSKAQFGDIFASSPTQSTKTIAGQGTRLNGITQQFTQGSYEASEKTLDMAIVGEGMFIVKGNPPTEAITYTRNGSFEPTPEGYVIDTTGAKLQLLPVDADGNVTNNTLAGAFDMQLPTGAPSDPAASLVNVSIGLDGLVTATFANGEDQKLGKVAMATFPTMSGLRPTGDAHWQSTGESGPPTIDGPTSGSMGAVRSGALERSNVDITEELVMLMSAQRNFQANAKAIEGASQLTQTIIGMR; this is translated from the coding sequence ATGTCATTCTTTACCTCGCTTTCGGGCCTCAAGGCTTCGCAGACCGACATGTCGGTCATCTCGAACAATATCGCCAACGCCGGCTCGGTCGGTTTCAAGCGCAGCAAAGCGCAGTTCGGCGACATCTTCGCTTCGTCGCCGACGCAGTCGACGAAGACGATCGCCGGCCAGGGCACGCGTCTCAACGGCATCACCCAGCAGTTCACGCAGGGTTCGTACGAAGCGAGCGAAAAGACGCTCGACATGGCGATCGTCGGCGAGGGCATGTTCATCGTGAAGGGCAATCCGCCGACCGAGGCGATCACCTATACGCGCAACGGTTCGTTCGAACCGACGCCCGAGGGCTATGTCATCGATACGACCGGCGCGAAATTGCAGCTGCTGCCCGTCGACGCCGACGGCAATGTCACCAACAACACGCTTGCCGGCGCCTTCGACATGCAGTTGCCCACGGGCGCGCCCTCCGACCCGGCCGCGTCGCTGGTCAATGTGTCGATCGGCCTCGACGGCCTCGTCACCGCGACCTTTGCGAACGGCGAAGACCAGAAGCTCGGGAAGGTCGCGATGGCGACCTTCCCGACGATGTCGGGTCTGCGTCCGACCGGCGACGCGCACTGGCAGTCGACGGGCGAAAGCGGTCCGCCGACGATCGACGGCCCGACCAGCGGCTCGATGGGCGCGGTCCGTTCGGGCGCGCTCGAACGCTCGAACGTCGATATTACCGAGGAACTGGTGATGCTGATGTCGGCGCAGCGCAATTTCCAGGCGAACGCCAAGGCGATCGAGGGCGCGTCGCAGCTGACCCAGACGATCATCGGCATGCGCTGA
- a CDS encoding flagellar basal body L-ring protein FlgH, which translates to MRRRLSKLAMLILALAPIAAQAKDKLPPDAFSASMPLPPAPPPANGSIFQGAYVPLTSGGRAGAVGDIITIQLVERTAATKSNAAGTQRDGDIGLSPPTTGPLSLFNPSDIGMGGGQQFKGKGEASQSNALSGEVSVTVAAVYPNGTMLVKGEKFLTLNRGDERVQISGIVRAIDISPDNRVLSTRVANAHIRYVGKGEIARASRQGWLQRFFSIISPF; encoded by the coding sequence ATGCGTCGCAGACTCTCTAAGCTGGCGATGCTGATCCTCGCGCTCGCGCCCATTGCGGCGCAGGCGAAGGACAAGCTGCCGCCCGACGCCTTTTCGGCGTCGATGCCGCTGCCGCCGGCGCCGCCGCCGGCGAACGGCTCGATCTTTCAGGGCGCCTATGTGCCGCTGACGTCGGGCGGGCGCGCGGGCGCAGTCGGCGACATCATCACGATCCAGCTCGTCGAGCGCACCGCCGCGACCAAAAGCAACGCCGCGGGCACGCAGCGCGACGGCGATATCGGCCTCTCCCCGCCGACCACCGGCCCGCTGTCGCTGTTCAACCCCAGCGACATCGGCATGGGCGGCGGCCAGCAGTTCAAGGGCAAGGGCGAAGCGTCGCAGTCGAACGCGCTGTCGGGCGAGGTCAGCGTGACCGTCGCCGCCGTCTATCCCAACGGCACGATGCTGGTGAAGGGCGAGAAGTTCCTGACCCTCAACCGCGGCGACGAACGCGTCCAGATTTCGGGGATCGTGCGCGCGATCGACATCAGCCCCGACAACCGCGTCCTCTCGACGCGCGTCGCCAATGCGCACATCCGCTACGTCGGCAAGGGCGAGATCGCGCGCGCGAGCCGGCAGGGCTGGCTGCAGCGCTTCTTCTCGATCATCAGCCCCTTCTAA
- the flgF gene encoding flagellar basal-body rod protein FlgF → MDRLIYTSLTAMRGSMSRQTAIANNLANAQTPGFRADIANAQSLWLDGSGLDARAMASEEVFGADMRAGTVTQTGRDLDIAMQGDALLVVQAPDGEEAYTRRGDLQISPSGLLTTGDGHPVQGGQGPVTIPPADAISIDQEGRVWVVPQGGDPENPQEVDRLRLATPAGSEIAKGLDGLFRVKGGGILPDDPEARLLTRSIEGSNVTATSALVEMIEASRSWDTQLKMISDVRDMDSATANLMQLPR, encoded by the coding sequence ATGGACCGCCTCATCTATACCAGCCTCACCGCGATGCGGGGCAGCATGTCCCGGCAGACGGCGATCGCCAACAATCTGGCGAACGCGCAGACGCCGGGCTTCCGCGCCGACATCGCCAATGCGCAGTCGCTATGGCTCGACGGCAGCGGGCTCGACGCGCGCGCGATGGCGTCCGAGGAAGTGTTCGGCGCCGACATGCGCGCGGGCACGGTCACCCAGACGGGGCGCGACCTCGACATCGCGATGCAGGGCGACGCCTTGCTCGTCGTGCAGGCGCCCGATGGCGAAGAGGCCTATACGCGGCGCGGCGATCTGCAGATCTCGCCGAGCGGGCTGCTCACCACCGGCGACGGCCATCCCGTCCAGGGCGGCCAGGGGCCGGTGACGATCCCGCCCGCCGACGCGATCAGCATCGATCAGGAGGGCCGCGTGTGGGTCGTGCCGCAGGGCGGCGACCCCGAAAATCCGCAGGAGGTCGACCGGCTGCGGCTCGCGACGCCGGCGGGGTCGGAGATCGCCAAGGGTCTCGACGGCCTGTTCCGCGTCAAGGGCGGCGGCATATTGCCCGACGATCCCGAAGCGCGGCTGCTCACCCGATCGATCGAAGGATCGAACGTCACCGCGACCAGCGCGCTCGTCGAGATGATCGAGGCGAGCCGCAGCTGGGACACGCAATTGAAGATGATCAGCGACGTGCGCGACATGGACAGCGCGACCGCCAATCTGATGCAGCTCCCCCGTTAG